A region of Scleropages formosus chromosome 2, fSclFor1.1, whole genome shotgun sequence DNA encodes the following proteins:
- the nadka gene encoding NAD kinase isoform X2, giving the protein MRDACRRFPVARKRGRVWSRAAVRQGDEFRVNGRKIPVEGERVAGSRCGESARRGRASGTRTGRNFPPSTPSSVSTMDNGQGAAWALRTMEAVPELTPYCFSGCDSGENPGWTHCHSGHGRRKGRSHSASSACFRRTQSLHGPSPVTTFGPKACMLQNPKAVMHIQDPASQRLTWNKPPKSVLVIKKIRDAGLLRPFKELCIFLTEVKGMIVYVEKKVLEDPAIAADESFVAVKKKFCTFQDDLDDISDSVDFIICLGGDGTLLYASSLFQESVPPVMAFHLGSLGFLTPFSFDTYQSQVTQVIEGNAAIVLRSRLLVRVSRESTEKKVQGPVDETGLIITNGENNASHRTMQYQPRTQHLCIRKMRRLSFQCPGGGAAVFYSTCAFEHSERRPVQQSSHVLISPLGQHGGVAGAQRGSSGQGSLLLPLQC; this is encoded by the exons ATGCGCGATGCGTGCCGCCGCTTCCCGGTGGCTAGGAAGCGGGGAAGAGTGTGGTCTCGAGCTGCGGTGAGGCAAGGTGATGAGTTCCGCGTGAACGGGCGGAAAATCCCGGTGGAAGGAGAGCGCGTGGCGGGGTCGCGCTGTGGGGAATCCGCGCGTCGGGGCCGCGCTTCGGGCACCCGCACG GGCCGCAATTTCCCACCGTCCACCCCGAGCTCTGTGTCTACGATGGACAATGGACAAGGAGCTGCTTGGGCCCTCAGGACCATGGAGGCTGTACCTGAGCTGACGCCCTACTGCTTCAGCGGCTGCGACAGCGGGGAGAACCCTGGCTGGACCCACTGTCACTCCGGCCACGGCCGTCGCAAGGGTCGTAGCCACTCGGCCTCCTCCGCCTGTTTCAG GAGGACACAGTCCCTTCATGGACCAAGCCCTGTAaccacctttggacccaaagcctGCATGCTTCAGAACCCCAAAGCCGTGAT GCACATTCAGGACCCTGCAAGCCAGAGGTTAACATGGAACAAACCCCCTAAAAGTGTCCTTGTCATAAAGAAGATCAGAGATGCTGGTTTACTGAGACCCTTCAAAGAGCTCTGTATCTTTTTGACCGAG GTCAAAGGCATGATTGTGTATGTGGAAAAGAAAGTTCTGGAAGACCCGGCCATTGCAGCTGATGAGAGCTTTGTGGCTGTGAAAAAGAAGTTCTGCACCTTCCAAGACG aTCTGGATGACATTTCTGACTCTGTGGACTTCATCATCTGCCTTGGGGGAGATGGGACCTTACTATATGCCTCTTCTCTCTTCCAG GAAAGCGTCCCACCTGTCATGGCCTTCCACCTGGGCTCCTTGGGCTTCTTGACACCCTTCAGCTTTGACACTTACCAGTCTCAGGTGACGCAGGTTATTGAAG GTAATGCAGCCATCGTACTCAGAAGCAGGCTGCTGGTGAGGGTTTCACGGGAAAGCACGGAGAAGAAGGTTCAGGGCCCAGTGGATGAGACAGGCCTGATCATCACCAATGGCGAGAACAATGCTAGTCACAGGACCATGCAGTATCAG CCTCGAACCCAGCATCTGTGTATCAGGAAAATGAGAAGACTGTCATTTCAGTGTCCAG GAGGGGGAGCAGCAGTGTTTTATTCCACGTGTGCTTTTGAGCACAGTGAAAGGAGACCTGTGCAGCAGTCATCCCATGTTTTAATCTCTCCGCTtgggcaacatggtggtgtagcag GTGCTCAACGAGGTAGTAGTGGACAGGGGTCCCTCCTCCTACCTCTCCAATGTTGA
- the nadka gene encoding NAD kinase isoform X1: MRDACRRFPVARKRGRVWSRAAVRQGDEFRVNGRKIPVEGERVAGSRCGESARRGRASGTRTGRNFPPSTPSSVSTMDNGQGAAWALRTMEAVPELTPYCFSGCDSGENPGWTHCHSGHGRRKGRSHSASSACFRRTQSLHGPSPVTTFGPKACMLQNPKAVMHIQDPASQRLTWNKPPKSVLVIKKIRDAGLLRPFKELCIFLTEVKGMIVYVEKKVLEDPAIAADESFVAVKKKFCTFQDDLDDISDSVDFIICLGGDGTLLYASSLFQESVPPVMAFHLGSLGFLTPFSFDTYQSQVTQVIEGNAAIVLRSRLLVRVSRESTEKKVQGPVDETGLIITNGENNASHRTMQYQVLNEVVVDRGPSSYLSNVDLFLDGHQITTVQGDGVIVSTPTGSTAYAVAAGASMIHPNVPAILITPICPHSLSFRPIVVPAGVELTIKLSPDARNTAWVSFDGRKRQEISHGDSITITTSCFPVPSICFRDPVNDWFESLAQCLHWNVRKKQNHLSSEEEEEF, from the exons ATGCGCGATGCGTGCCGCCGCTTCCCGGTGGCTAGGAAGCGGGGAAGAGTGTGGTCTCGAGCTGCGGTGAGGCAAGGTGATGAGTTCCGCGTGAACGGGCGGAAAATCCCGGTGGAAGGAGAGCGCGTGGCGGGGTCGCGCTGTGGGGAATCCGCGCGTCGGGGCCGCGCTTCGGGCACCCGCACG GGCCGCAATTTCCCACCGTCCACCCCGAGCTCTGTGTCTACGATGGACAATGGACAAGGAGCTGCTTGGGCCCTCAGGACCATGGAGGCTGTACCTGAGCTGACGCCCTACTGCTTCAGCGGCTGCGACAGCGGGGAGAACCCTGGCTGGACCCACTGTCACTCCGGCCACGGCCGTCGCAAGGGTCGTAGCCACTCGGCCTCCTCCGCCTGTTTCAG GAGGACACAGTCCCTTCATGGACCAAGCCCTGTAaccacctttggacccaaagcctGCATGCTTCAGAACCCCAAAGCCGTGAT GCACATTCAGGACCCTGCAAGCCAGAGGTTAACATGGAACAAACCCCCTAAAAGTGTCCTTGTCATAAAGAAGATCAGAGATGCTGGTTTACTGAGACCCTTCAAAGAGCTCTGTATCTTTTTGACCGAG GTCAAAGGCATGATTGTGTATGTGGAAAAGAAAGTTCTGGAAGACCCGGCCATTGCAGCTGATGAGAGCTTTGTGGCTGTGAAAAAGAAGTTCTGCACCTTCCAAGACG aTCTGGATGACATTTCTGACTCTGTGGACTTCATCATCTGCCTTGGGGGAGATGGGACCTTACTATATGCCTCTTCTCTCTTCCAG GAAAGCGTCCCACCTGTCATGGCCTTCCACCTGGGCTCCTTGGGCTTCTTGACACCCTTCAGCTTTGACACTTACCAGTCTCAGGTGACGCAGGTTATTGAAG GTAATGCAGCCATCGTACTCAGAAGCAGGCTGCTGGTGAGGGTTTCACGGGAAAGCACGGAGAAGAAGGTTCAGGGCCCAGTGGATGAGACAGGCCTGATCATCACCAATGGCGAGAACAATGCTAGTCACAGGACCATGCAGTATCAG GTGCTCAACGAGGTAGTAGTGGACAGGGGTCCCTCCTCCTACCTCTCCAATGTTGACCTGTTCCTCGATGGTCACCAGATCACCACAGTGCAGGGAGATG GTGTCATTGTGTCCACACCCACGGGGAGCACAGCCTACGCAGTGGCAGCAGGAGCCTCCATGATCCACCCCAATGTCCCTGCCATCTTGATCACCCCTATTTGCCCACATTCTTTATCCTTCCGCCCCATCGTAGTGCCTGCAGGGGTGGAACTCACG ATCAAGCTCTCCCCTGACGCTCGCAACACAGCCTGGGTTTCCTTCGATGGAAGAAAACGACAGGAAATCAGTCATGGAGACAG CATTACCATCACTACCTCCTGCTTCCCCGTTCCCTCGATCTGCTTCCGGGATCCTGTCAACGACTGGTTCGAGAGCCTCGCTCAATGTTTACACTGGAACGTCAGGAAAAAGCAAAACCACCTGAGCtccgaggaggaagaggagttcTGA